The nucleotide sequence tattacaATATTTACAAATTCATTTAGAAGCCTGTTCCTGTGTGCAAAGACTAATAAGGATGTGATTTCTTTGAACTCGTCTGTATGCAAAGGTCTATTGCTCCTCTCATACAAgacaacagaaaaaaaaaaatgatcaagcTACGGGAAACTACTTACGGGAAAAGACAAAAACCAATTCTCAATGATTCAAGAAAATAAGACTGCATCGCTAATGGCTGAAAGCTTCTGCGTGCGTATATATATAGTACTGGGcgtacagaaaaaaaaaaaactccaggCTGACACTCATTTCTTAGCATTCTTCGTGATAAAATCTATCGCATTTAGGTCTTCTCTTCGATTGTGCAGTactgttttattaattttctcttcCGCTTTTGACTCGACTGTAGGAGATGAATATGTATCTTTGAAACCAGTTAACCTAATTTAAGAACGATGGATGAAAAACGAATCTCTCAAAGTTACTTTCTGGGGTACTCTTAGCTTTCTATCTCTTCTATTAATCCATTGAAGTAGTATTTcgaaagtgaagaagaaaatatgaaaggaaagagtgactttgtattgattttatatattaattataggaACATTCTTCTCCTGTTTATACACTTTCTAAGCCTATGGACATATAGAATAATGTTGTTGCCACCAACGGCCCTCTCTGGTAACGTAAATCCAGCCCCCATAGAGATCTCTTCTTGTTCCCCACGCCCGGATCTATAGAGTAATCCAAGAGCCTATTGTCGCAGGGTCTATAATTGATGCCAATTTATGGGCCcataaatttgagagaaattttactattttacccCTACATaaatctctccccccccccccccccaatcagACATCCTCTGGCAAACTCTCTTAGcccttccttctctctctctcacaaagaACAACTCACTAAAtcattgatttttattttttttagagaatatatatatatatatatatatatgttttagtaGATTAGAAGCTCTCGTAATGAGTTATGGATAACTAGGATTTTATACATTCATTggttcaaaaaagaaaaacaaattattcACCAATAGTAAGAATTGAGAGTAAATTCCACGTTGAGATTGATGAAAAAATTCAAGAACTTTGGGAATACATAGAGCAATATGTAAAGTAATATATATGCTGAGAATTTATGTTTTGTTATTATATATTCTCATATATTTCTTAAATGCTTGTGTTGTTTATAGAAATTTTGCTGATTATACTAGTTACAGTTGTATctgcataaataaattttttcaaattgaagTTAATCAAGAGTTATCTCTACTTAATTATATCACAATATAGATTAAATGAACTAGTTACATTGTCTATCGagaaaaaaatactcaaataacttgattatataaatttgattgatatttctGTCTTACAAGGAtagtagtttttaattaattatttaatttttttttattttattatttgataaggtatgaatattttatatttatttattatttttatattttattataaaaaaataaaatttaaatatatattatgattcGGGGGcctatttttacattttgactCAGGCCCAAAATATCATGTACAACATTGTTGTTCCTCTTGTTGGAACTCATCATCCACATCATTGCATTTTGTTCTTGCGCTCCCTATCAGGTTGGGGCTCTCCGActattcttctcctttctcattCTTTCCCTAATAAAGTGATGTGCGCCCTTGTTGGAACTCATCCATATCCATGCATTGCCTTTTTGTGCTCCCTACCAAGTTAGGGCTCTCTTACTACCCTCCTCTTCTATCCCTTTTTCCCCAAACTCTAAATCCTACTAGGCTATGGCCCTCTGACTAATGGCAACACTGTCACAAAACTGTGCTACTATGCTAAAACCTTATCAATGACTAaagaaattttaattcattCTGGAATATAGTCACCTCGAAGGTAGCATTATTCCTTCATCCTTCAAGTTCATGTTGCCAATTCATGCACTACGTACTTTGTTGCTTTGTCAATGAACATGAACAAAGCATCAAGCATTATTTCTACAATGAAGATATAGATATCATTGACAATTGTCACTAAACACCATGGCATAACCATGCATTGTTTATTGATGCTTCCACTACTTATAGAgcatttgattcaaaaattacctCACTCCAACGTTGTTCCATCGCCCACCAAGACAAGTCTCTTAAAACTAAAGCCTCTGCCATATGTAAAGTACTAGCCTCAACCACCATAGTTTTTGCACTTAGAATCATTCAATGATGATCTCTAGCAATAATAGCTCTTTAAACtataaatcaatcaaatttgCATTTATATTAACCTTAATGACTTCCAAAGGAGGTCTGCTCCACATTTCTCTAGCTTTCCTAATTGAATTCAAACTGGTTGCGAAAGCATACTTGTTGTCCAACATATTCTCATAAACTTGCCAaacttttgatttctttcactATTGATTGAAGGCAcaaaatatgagattaactcAAATTAGATTTTGTCACCTCCACGAGGATTCCATTAGCCCCTCTATGAACATAAGGGATATGACCTTAATTTTTAGCTCCTCCTACAATAAATCTGAAATTCAAATGCAACATGAAGATCATTCATTCTCAAGAATCTACGAAGAGCCATTTGTTTGACTACATCTTCCAAGTATCCTTCTAAAGAATCTACGCAATATCGGATAGTAAGTGAATCATCAAAGAATGGGTTGTTGGTCTGTTAGATAAAGAAGCTATGATCTTGGTAACTTCTTCCCAAAAGATAGTGGCATTGAACATTCGAGAAGAAAAGTCCAAGCACATTGTATATAGTGACAAATTTTCGCTCAGCtaacctattttttttcttatttttctatcCACATTCAGCTATCCCATTTTAATCATGTGTACTGGGACAAGACATGGAGCTAAAGTTCTCTTTTTAGTCTAAAAGAATAACATATTAATCATGATATATTCTTTTTTCATATAAGAATCAAGgaacaaaatcatatttatttcacatccaaatagttaattttttttctacttttttggTGGGGACTAAATAATTGCAAGTTTATGAACAATTTGAATTATAATTGCACGATCAATTTATATGATTAACGTTAACAAATTTTATAACTTCTAGTTTGCATAGAACTTACTTTCAATTTATACATTCATTCATAGCCATAATTTGAAGTGATGTCTACACATGATATCATCTTCTAATTGAGTTTATGGAAACAATAATGGTCTACAAGTTTTCTCGTGTCCCTTGTGTTTCCAAGACATTTCAAATTCCAAGTTAAACAAAACAACATTATCACATGgagtcaaacaaaattttcCAGGAATTGTTATCACTACCAGATCAGATTGACCAAGTTACCACATACATTAAgcaattgaaagaaaaaaccgATAGATTGGCAGCAAGGAAGAAGGCTGTAGCAATGGGCAAGGATGGAGAGAGTCATACAATGTGGATGAGCCACGAACTACCCATGGTAGAAGTAAATGATTTGGGTTCTTGTTTAAAAGTGGTTTTGATAAGTGGATTGAAGAAGACAATGGAAAAGAACTCGATGCTGTATGAAGTTATCCGTGTCCTCCAGGATGAAGGAGCTGAAGTTTTAACTGCTAGCTTTTCCACCCTCGGTGGCAAGGTGTTCCATACTATTCATGCTAAGGTGATTACTGCATTCTTCTATAGCTTTCCCTTAAGTTTTTAGATGCCATAATcctttaaaattaatacaaaagaAGCCTTCAAAATGAATATATGAGATTGGATGGCAcatgtaaaagaaaaagaagattcaAGGAGACACACATTTAAGGGGTGGCACTTGGCAATTGCAATTCTGCTGGTGTTTGTTTTTGGAACAAATTTAATAGCAATAGTATATAAGATTGTTCTATTGTGTTTAAAAGGTTGTGCGAATTGAAGTTATGAAAaaatctttttcctttcttcaagAAACCACCAACTCAAGTGAAGCGGAGACTGTTGTGCAACTCTCAAATTTGATATTCCAAATTTTGTAGCTTCCTCACGTATAGTTCTCTGGTTTTCGTGATTTTTGTAGGTGAAGGTCTCAAGAGTAGGCGTGGAAACTTCAAGCGTGCGCCGGAGACTACAAGAAATTTTGTCTTAACTTCAGCCTTTTCAATGCTTTTTAGTCTTGtttttgttaatattatattgtatttatGCTTCCTTGTTGTTTGATGGTTGGGGCCTTAGTCTTTTGTGTTGGTTTTGGTGTAGGTCTCTTATcagtttttttttctctttacgGTTGGTTTTGTTGGCTGAGCTGATGTGGCTAGCTGTTGCTCGTTAATCCCcctttttttctccatttatgGAGTTAGTTGCTCAAGTTTGCTAAATACGAGCTACATTTTTATCTGTTATTTTACTCTCAAAAgcatagaaaataaaagaaaacttcgatcttttctcattctctttctaTAATTGTGAAAGAGATGAttctaaaagaaaaatctcaaaagaaaACATTTGTGAATTCAATGATTTATGAACTcatgcaaaaaattaaaaaaaaaaaaaaaggcccaTAAGTGATATGTTACGAATTTTGACTTTTGATGAAAAGGTCATAGAAATTTGGctaaattcttttttaaaaactttgagaaaatgacccaaaaatcaaaataaatgttaaaacaaaataaaattcccAAAAATATGGGGAAATCGAGTTAGAAAGGTGACCTGATTAAGGTGACTTGTGCCCCAGATTGAAATCCGTGCttgaaaaaattgggaaaaggGAGAACATGCCAACGTACGGACGTGGTCACTTGCACTGTCACCGCCTTTtaccatgcatgcatgcacCACATGTTTCTGTTGTGACCACCTTGCGTCTCACGGGAAATTTCTAGACGTCCCATTTTGTTGACAATTTTGTACTCtcaatgtaaattataaattcatccTTTATTTTTTAGTCCAAATGAAGGCCCGCATAATTCTTTtgctcccctctctctctcttctctctcacatgcactctctctctttcactctctctgTGTACCGCCCACCTTCTTTACAGATCTaccgccctctctctctctccccgatGGCAGGTAATGTTGAAGACCGCATTGTAGCGttctgaaatttgaaaattaaataataattattaattttaatatttaaagtcattataaaatatttaaaaaattaaaaaaaattaagaaattaagataattaattaaattatttgagaatatttatgaaaataatgatggAATTAAGATGGTAAATTTTTGGAAATGTTCGAGATATAAATGTAATAAgtagaaattggaatttggggTGTaaatgggattttcagaaattatggggGTGCTGGTGCAAATTCGGAAAGACGATCGAGGGTCTTCTTCAAATTAAGTTGGCGCACTATACTGTTGAAGGTGATGGCTAGCACAGGCGGTTGCGCACGCGAGGGGGTATGCGGCAGGTCGATGGAGCAAATCCACGTGGGCGCACGCGAGCGCCGAAACAACGTTTTAGCCCTAAGGCAATGGCCTCCCCTCATGGCCCAGCGGCCGCCACGTGGTTGCACGCCTTGCATTCTGTTTTTGCCAATTTAAAGGCTGATTTTGGCCTTCTTTGACTCGGTGaacagaagaagaaatggaaggaataagaggaagaagaaatagggCGCGACAGCTGGGAAAATGAGGGAAAACAAGGAGATTTTGGGattattttgtgattaaaataGCTAGGTAAGTGGGTATAATTATTGGGAGCATTGCGTGTTTAAATCATACATTTTTCACGattaaatttagttattttgggatgtaaatttattattttatgtaaaatattttacttcatAGCGAGAGTGCAGGAAATGCTAGAAATGATCgtttaaaggcaagttcctaactctTCCTTTATTAGCTAGAATCCCTCTACAAATCCTTGCCGTTGTTaactcatattttattttctctcttgttaTTCGGTTCCACGTATTAATTGTATAACTATGCGTGGCaaccattttttattattggtgtaatatTTCTTACTAACTGACACGGGGCTTTGTATTCCCCCATTTCCTTGAGAATGATGCTGCACATGATGGGGTTAGGTTCCAAATGggcatgtgtgtatgtatgtgctGGTTGCAAATCTTGGGTCTTTgtgtgaaattattatttatttaattacaattgATGTTGACAGTGTGTGTCGGGGTTGGGTTGCATTTATTGGGGAGACATGCTTTGTGTGCAATGGGgggtgtgagcattggcatgacccaGTTGGcttaagagccaatttgggtactctaggtgagcatatgcatttagagtatttcgcatgtgtgtattcctatgtgagcGTAGCATAGCATGATGCTtgatttatgggggccttgccatcacgtttatgctgcagaAGTCATtacatttcttatttgttgcattgtatGGTTCTATGCGCGCGGTGATTATGATTACTTGAGATATCTCTTTCGGACGAAAGTACCGATCCTATCATGAACGGGAGGACCATTTCGTTTCAAGCAGGAGTACCGACCTGAGGTTGGCGTTATTACCATGGACGGGAGGACCGTACCTTTTTAGGTGGAAGTAATGACCTAAGGTTATATTAGTTAAATTTGGCTCATGGTTTCATGCTTGTCAGTTTATAGCAGGGGCAGGTTTGTTAGGGACTTAGGTGCCGGTGtcttttatgtgggccccaaggaccattacgtgcatgtttatttatgcGGGTTTCATTTAACTTGTGGTTCATGCTATGCATGTGTTTGTCTTGGGCATGGGGTGTGTGAGTTAATGCTTGTTTTGCATGCAGTGTGCGGGCGATTTGAGGGTTATATCTTCTGCTATACTAGGCTTGTTCTGGTATtcacttgttgagtcttgtgactcaccctttGTTTgatcatcattccaggtaagaggtTCACCTGAGTGGCGGGTATGCTCAGCGAGGTTTGAGTCCCGATCATTGTGCCATGATAACAaatgcagagctctcccgaatcTAGATCTTGGGTGTCGTTATGCTTGGTCAGGGTAATGTTTTTATGATCTTGAGATAGGAGTGTATTATGTAAGCCCAAGTGGGCTCTTACTGCGAATGGTTATTTAAGGATGGTTATTAAATGTTGTGTGATGAAAAGATTGggtttcactacaaaaaattgacatttagcgacggttttcagTAACTGCTAGAATAACTGCCACTAAATCacttttttgcggcgattttgaaaatatttttgccgcaaaaaaattctaaaatattgaatttaactaccgcaaaaattcaaaaaaattaaattttagcagTG is from Diospyros lotus cultivar Yz01 chromosome 2, ASM1463336v1, whole genome shotgun sequence and encodes:
- the LOC127795510 gene encoding transcription factor bHLH162-like; translated protein: MDRKTVERNRRIHMKDLCFKLTSLIPPHHFKPSKELLSLPDQIDQVTTYIKQLKEKTDRLAARKKAVAMGKDGESHTMWMSHELPMVEVNDLGSCLKVVLISGLKKTMEKNSMLYEVIRVLQDEGAEVLTASFSTLGGKVFHTIHAKVKVSRVGVETSSVRRRLQEILS